A section of the Bacillus pumilus genome encodes:
- a CDS encoding MBL fold metallo-hydrolase, translating to MKEDIIQLSIPTPFAVGDVHAYILKGEAVTLVDCGPMTEEAEHAFVTQLHEHRLSIDDIDQVVLTHHHADHVGLLNLMKPHVRVIGHQLNEPYISQDPLFKERQIAFTKHLFQQLGVPLRPDECERIVKQSYTYSCTAHVDDVIKEGDRLKGHEQFFVMETPGHAQSHLSFLDETTGHFIGGDLLLTTISSNPLMEAPYEGEERQKSLLQYKASLNRLLHLPIKTIYPGHGQLITSHHELIEERFKKQEKRANTMYQLLKRKEMTAFHLCRKLFPVLYEEALFLTMSETVGQLDVLLEAGQIEEVQKDGILYYKAN from the coding sequence GTGAAAGAAGACATCATTCAATTATCCATCCCGACACCATTCGCTGTGGGGGATGTACATGCATATATTTTAAAAGGTGAAGCTGTGACCTTAGTGGACTGCGGGCCGATGACAGAAGAGGCGGAGCACGCCTTTGTCACGCAATTACATGAGCATCGTTTATCAATTGACGATATTGATCAAGTGGTGTTGACCCATCATCATGCCGATCATGTCGGTCTTTTAAATCTGATGAAACCTCATGTCCGCGTGATCGGACATCAGTTGAATGAGCCGTATATTAGCCAAGACCCTTTGTTTAAAGAGCGCCAAATTGCTTTTACGAAACACCTTTTTCAGCAGTTAGGTGTGCCGCTTCGCCCTGATGAGTGTGAAAGAATCGTGAAGCAATCGTATACATATTCCTGTACTGCACATGTAGATGACGTCATCAAAGAAGGCGATCGGTTGAAAGGGCATGAACAGTTCTTCGTGATGGAAACACCGGGACATGCACAATCTCATCTTTCCTTTCTAGATGAAACAACGGGCCATTTCATTGGTGGAGATCTGCTTTTGACAACCATTTCCTCAAACCCTTTAATGGAAGCGCCGTATGAAGGGGAGGAACGCCAAAAATCGCTGCTTCAATATAAAGCATCACTCAATCGATTACTACATCTACCAATCAAGACGATTTATCCAGGCCACGGGCAGCTCATCACGTCTCATCATGAATTAATCGAAGAAAGATTTAAGAAACAAGAAAAACGGGCAAATACGATGTATCAGCTACTTAAACGAAAAGAAATGACTGCCTTTCATCTTTGCCGCAAGCTATTTCCAGTGCTTTACGAAGAGGCCTTATTTTTAACGATGTCGGAGACAGTTGGGCAGCTTGATGTCCTCTTAGAAGCTGGACAAATTGAAGAAGTGCAAAAAGATGGAATTCTCTATTACAAGGCAAACTAA
- the proC gene encoding pyrroline-5-carboxylate reductase: MSKIGFIGAGSMAESMIKGLLKSGIMSNEDMIVTNKTNEKRLEELKVRYGVKTDFSRSFIYEEADILVFALKPKDAESGISEVRPHLQGQLIISILAGISIETIQHYAGEKTAVVRAMPNTSAAIQQSATAIAVSQEVTEDQKKKAIELFETIGHVTVLDESQLNAVTAIAGSGPAFIYHLIEGMERGASELGMDQATAKLLICQMIAGAANMLQSSGKEPAELRKEITSEGGTTEAGLNTLASYQFEEAVVDCVKTATKRAAELNEMFSANTYK; encoded by the coding sequence ATGAGTAAAATTGGATTTATTGGTGCAGGCTCAATGGCAGAGTCTATGATAAAAGGTTTATTAAAAAGCGGCATCATGTCAAATGAAGATATGATTGTCACAAACAAAACAAATGAAAAACGGCTAGAAGAATTAAAGGTGCGTTATGGGGTGAAAACGGATTTCTCTCGTTCTTTTATTTATGAAGAAGCCGATATTCTCGTATTTGCTTTAAAACCGAAAGATGCGGAAAGCGGGATATCTGAAGTGCGGCCTCATTTACAAGGGCAGCTGATCATTTCGATTTTAGCGGGCATCTCCATCGAAACGATTCAACACTATGCTGGCGAGAAGACTGCAGTGGTTCGCGCGATGCCAAATACATCTGCGGCCATTCAGCAATCAGCAACAGCCATTGCCGTTAGTCAAGAAGTGACAGAGGATCAAAAGAAAAAAGCAATCGAGCTGTTTGAAACGATCGGTCATGTGACGGTATTAGATGAATCACAGCTAAATGCTGTTACGGCTATTGCAGGAAGCGGCCCAGCCTTTATTTATCATTTGATTGAAGGAATGGAGCGTGGCGCTTCGGAACTTGGGATGGACCAAGCAACAGCGAAGTTGCTCATCTGCCAAATGATTGCGGGCGCCGCAAACATGCTTCAAAGCAGCGGTAAAGAACCTGCTGAACTGCGCAAAGAAATCACAAGTGAAGGCGGAACGACAGAAGCCGGCCTGAACACACTTGCTTCCTATCAATTTGAAGAAGCCGTTGTCGATTGTGTCAAAACCGCAACAAAACGTGCAGCAGAATTAAACGAAATGTTTTCAGCAAACACGTATAAATGA